The Vibrio marisflavi CECT 7928 region GGGAGGCTTCTCATTTGTTCTGTACCCCATAATTAACTCACAGCTATAAGCTGGGGAGATCACTAAAGTGGCAAGTACAGAATAAAAAGCCGTGCGCATCAGATATTTCATAATGGTGTCCTAATAAATGTTTTCCTAGTATTAGCATAGGAGCTAATACTCAAATATCTACTTCGTGTATTGGCGAATAAGCGATAACCAATAACCAAAGCTCTCTATCGAGTGGCAGTGTATAGAACAAAAATTGTGGTGGACATGTACGATGGTTGATTACAACGAAATGAAACAGCGGCTGATGGGGCTTGTCTATAAACTTGATGAGATAGAGAACCTTGAGGTTGGTCATGACCGTGATAAAGCGGTGAAAGATTTCTGCGACATTTTAATGTCAGTCGATCATGATTTGACCTGTAATTTTATAGACGAGTTATTGCGAACTCGCGGTCTTGATGACAAATAATAACACTCAACGTAGATCTTGATAGCGTGTAGCTATCTTTTATATTTTGCTAATAGTCGCGAGTACTTAAGGAGTTGAGATGCTTTCGCTTGTTCTCTCGGTGCTGAAACTTCTAGGACACCTAAAGCGATGATTATTTGCTGCGGCTCTACTATTTGCCCCGTTGGCAGAGCCAAACGCTCTCCTATCATTTGAAACCCCTGCCAAGGTTTTCCGATTCCGAGCTCCCTACCCTCGTAAATACGAATAAGTCGAGCACACTCTGGTGGTATGGAGCGTTTTCCTGTGTTCCATAGAGTGACTGTTCTCACAGTTTTAAAACAAAGTTCAGCGACTTGTTTTATCGTTAACGTGCAGTTTATTTTTGTGAAAATTCCGAATTCATCGAGTTGAGTGCAATGGCTGTGCTTACGTTTCATTTTAAGCCCTTTCATTTAAAGGCTTGATATGAAACAAATTTAACATAAGCAGACATAATGTGTACTTAAGGTTATTGAACTAAATTGGGCATCATATCCAAGGAGATCAATCTAAAGTTCGACTATATTTTAAGTATGAATATAGAACGAATGCAATCTAATGTGGAAATTCGTATATCAAGCTATAAAAGTCACTTATTTCAGACTACTCATACTTACATCAGTTTTTTTTCTCTCACCAAGCCATTCGGCTACGATTGGGGTTGATATAGTCACAGACGACTTTCCGCCTCTTCAGATACAGGTCAACGATGAACCTGCGGGTTACGTTGTAGAGTTCGTTCAAGAGCTAGTAAAAGATGCATCCAAAGAGTACCCGATACAAATCAACACAATACGTTTTCTTCCATGGAAAAGGGCTATGTCTCTCACTAAAAAAACAGAGAACATACTTTTCTTTTCTGTGGCAAGAACACCTACTCGAGAAAATCAATTCCACTGGATAGGAAAAGTAGCAAAACATGAAGTGACACTATTTAGGTATATTGATGGGCCAAAAATCATCCCAAATAACCTAGAAGACTTAAAGCCATTCAGGTTAGGTAGTCAGTCTGGCGGTAACTTTGAAGAATATATAGAAGGCAAAGGCTTCAACCTAATTACGACTACTTATGGTCGAAAAATGCTTCAGATGTTGCGAAAAAACCGTATAGATTATACCCCGCTAGTCACTTCTAGCTATTTTTATCGTCTTGAACAGTATGGTTTAGATCCTAATGATTTTGTCCCTGTACTTAAAATCGATGACTTGTCAAAGGACCTTTGGCTAGTAGCAAGCCTCACAACTTCAGATGAGGTAGTTAGGGCGCTGAAAAACAGTTATCAGCGCTTGACACAGCAGGGTGTTCTAGAACGTATCAGCAACTCTTACCATCCCGAAAGTGAAATAATGCTGAAATATAGACAATCCTCCTATAAATAGAAATACTA contains the following coding sequences:
- a CDS encoding substrate-binding periplasmic protein — protein: MWKFVYQAIKVTYFRLLILTSVFFLSPSHSATIGVDIVTDDFPPLQIQVNDEPAGYVVEFVQELVKDASKEYPIQINTIRFLPWKRAMSLTKKTENILFFSVARTPTRENQFHWIGKVAKHEVTLFRYIDGPKIIPNNLEDLKPFRLGSQSGGNFEEYIEGKGFNLITTTYGRKMLQMLRKNRIDYTPLVTSSYFYRLEQYGLDPNDFVPVLKIDDLSKDLWLVASLTTSDEVVRALKNSYQRLTQQGVLERISNSYHPESEIMLKYRQSSYK
- a CDS encoding regulator, which codes for MKRKHSHCTQLDEFGIFTKINCTLTIKQVAELCFKTVRTVTLWNTGKRSIPPECARLIRIYEGRELGIGKPWQGFQMIGERLALPTGQIVEPQQIIIALGVLEVSAPREQAKASQLLKYSRLLAKYKR